Sequence from the Cucumis sativus cultivar 9930 chromosome 1, Cucumber_9930_V3, whole genome shotgun sequence genome:
TCTATCTATAGACTCATCTAAATTTTGATGTTTCGGGAGATTCATtcacattataataaatttgttaatatttgaCCCAAACATCATATTTGCAACTTGCAATTGCACACAAagttatttgtaaaaaaattaacccaATGTCTTTTTCCTGTTTTGTTGGTTAGAGACTCAACACTCAACCACCAAAGTTGACAACCAGCTTCCCCTTCCAATGGTTATATCATAATATGACTGTCTTATATGTACATATACATACTGTTTTCCACTCTAATTTCTTCCATAATTATCTTTCCTTCTGCCTCACCCATGAAACCCAAAAACATCTTCCCCTTTtcatatcttctttttcttcttcttctttcatttacTTGTTTCTCTCCAACGTTTTGCTTAGCCAATGATACCATCACATCAGAAATTTTTATCAAAGACCCTGCTTCTTTAATTTCTAGTTCCAGTTCCTTTCAATTGGGCTTCTTCACACCTCCGAACTCTACCACCCGATATGTCGGAATTTGGTACATCAACATTCCTTCACACACAATAGTATGGGTGGCCAACAGAGAGAATCCCCTCAAAGATGCTTCTGGAATTTTCACAATTTCTATGGATGGAAATCTTGTCGTCTTAGATGGAGACCACACCGTCCTCTGGTCTTCTAATGTTTCCGCTTCTTCCAAAACCAACACAAGCGCTCGGATTTTAGATTCAGGTAACCTTGTTTTGGAAGATAATGCTTCTGGGAACATTTTATGGGAGAGTTTCAAACACCCTTCTGATAAATTCTTGCCTACCATGAAATTCATCACTAACACAAGAACAAAAGAGATGATCAAGCTTACCTCATGGAACACCTCTTCTAATCCATCCACAGGAAATTTTTCTGTAGCACTAGAAGTTGTCAGTATTCCTGAAGCTGTGATTTGGAATAATAATGACAACGTTCATTGGCGATCGGGTCCATGGAACGGTCAGTCGTTTATCGGAATACCTGAAATGGACTCTGTTTATCTCTCTGGGTTTAACCTTGTAATCCAAAACCAAGAATACACTTTCTCTGTTCCTCAAAATTACAGTGTTGAagaatttggttttttgtttttgaccTCGCAAGGGAATTTTGTACAATTGTATTGGAATCCTCAAGAGAGAGATTGGAACTTTAATTGGATTGCTATAAAGACAGAGTGTGATTACTATGGTACTTGTGGGGCGTTTGGGATTTGTGATCCAAAAGCTTCTCCTATTTGCAGCTGTTTAAAAGGGTTTAAGCCAAAGAACGAAAACGAATGGAATCAAGGAAATTGGGGTGCTGGGTGTGTGAGAAGGACGCCATTCAAATGCATTAATAACAGTGCTGAAGGAGATGGGTTTCTAACAGTTGAAAGGGTTAAATTGCCATATTTTGTACAGTGGTCTGATTTGGGGTTTACTGAAGATGATTGCAAACAAGAGTGCTTGAACAATTGTTCCTGTAATGCTTATGCATATGAAAATGGCATTCGCTGTATGCTATGGAGTAAAAGTGATTTAATTGATATACAAAAGTTTGAGAGCGGTGGAGCTACTCTTTACATACGACTGCCATATGCAGAATTAGATAATACAAGTATGTACTCTTCCCTAAGGTTTGACTTTAAAGTTGGTTACCATAGTTTCCTACattttgtaaacaaaaattagagtaAGAACTGAGGAATCAAATATAACACAAACTTCGAACTCAAATGTGGGTATATGGATTTGGAATCTCTAACTATTGGgttatattttacatattttgatattgttttcAATTGGCAGATAATGGAAAAGATAAGAAGTGGATTAGTGTAGCGATTGCGGTACCAGTGACATTTGTCATCTTGATCATCATCGTCATATCGTTTTGGTGGAAATATACGACTCgcagaaaga
This genomic interval carries:
- the LOC101216428 gene encoding G-type lectin S-receptor-like serine/threonine-protein kinase At1g11330, translated to MYIYILFSTLISSIIIFPSASPMKPKNIFPFSYLLFLLLLSFTCFSPTFCLANDTITSEIFIKDPASLISSSSSFQLGFFTPPNSTTRYVGIWYINIPSHTIVWVANRENPLKDASGIFTISMDGNLVVLDGDHTVLWSSNVSASSKTNTSARILDSGNLVLEDNASGNILWESFKHPSDKFLPTMKFITNTRTKEMIKLTSWNTSSNPSTGNFSVALEVVSIPEAVIWNNNDNVHWRSGPWNGQSFIGIPEMDSVYLSGFNLVIQNQEYTFSVPQNYSVEEFGFLFLTSQGNFVQLYWNPQERDWNFNWIAIKTECDYYGTCGAFGICDPKASPICSCLKGFKPKNENEWNQGNWGAGCVRRTPFKCINNSAEGDGFLTVERVKLPYFVQWSDLGFTEDDCKQECLNNCSCNAYAYENGIRCMLWSKSDLIDIQKFESGGATLYIRLPYAELDNTNNGKDKKWISVAIAVPVTFVILIIIVISFWWKYTTRRKKLKTTSDDEGKGILDLPKEDDMNNMIEDDIKHEDLPSYGYEELAIATNNFDTNNKLGKGGFGSVYKGKLSNGQEIAVKKLEGTSRQGYEEFKNEVRLISKLQHRNLVRLFGYCIEREEQMLIYEYMPNLSLNALIFGSSKREVLLNWRQRFNIIDGIARGLLYLHRDSRVKIIHRDLKASNILLDQDFNPKISDFGLARILFDNEIQANTQRFAGTFGYVSPEYAMDGLFSEKSDVYSFGVLLLEIISGRKNTGFQPHEQALSLLELAWTLWMEDNLIPLIEEAIYESCYQQEMFRCIQVGLLCVQKYVNDRPNISTIISMLNSESLDLPSPKELGFIGNSRPCESNSTESSSQRNLNKDSVNNVTLTTIVGR